In Cydia amplana chromosome 25, ilCydAmpl1.1, whole genome shotgun sequence, one genomic interval encodes:
- the LOC134659676 gene encoding uncharacterized protein LOC134659676 — protein sequence MFLTFCGLLFLSAACADPEPSFGFNFHNLKDDIYEQPVNLMSPKKVPHMKGELDRGSEPWAPYDIAGKAEELADDAPEHNRLKRRAKRRRGRVQRRQGRTGAPPKEGNGSATTEVPVARRSRRRRKEKKPVYDTWLGPDQRRTEDGKFVEMPKDLYQAHLRPGVIFRIHMSEAILKMQYRNYGEDKDESVIEADVEYLRLTRKVINDEITKFEDLRWLVGWFRNRSLLVQEHACNTRYLAVGIPPTIWTHPEEYMKRMCLFDNVYLDHIPYVVGEDSSLMAAVAPPVLHCDASTCTSVPFIDSVMFDEKLERTNVRTTTRCQASCRAHCRNDADCLKRCSDRCLRAE from the exons ATGTTTTTAACGTTTTGTGGGCTACTG TTTCTGAGCGCGGCGTGCGCGGACCCTGAGCCCAGCTTCGGATTTAATTTCCACAAC TTAAAAGATGACATCTACGAGCAGCCCGTCAATCTTATGTCACCGAAGAAAGTCCCGCACATGAag ggCGAGCTAGACCGCGGGTCCGAGCCGTGGGCGCCGTACGACATCGCCGGGAAAGCCGAGGAGCTGGCCGACGACGCGCCCGAACACAACAGACTTAAACGACGGGCCAAG cggcggcgcggacgcgtgcaGCGACGCCAGGGCCGCACCGGAGCTCCACCGAAAGAG GGGAATGGCAGCGCGACGACCGAAGTCCCGGTGGCGCGCCGCAGCCGACGCCGCCGCAAGGAGAAGAAACCTGTGTACGACACGTGGCTAGGACCCGACCAGAGGAGGACCGAG GATGGGAAGTTCGTGGAGATGCCCAAGGACCTGTACCAGGCTCACCTGCGGCCCGGGGTCATCTTCCGTATACACATGTCGGAGGCCATCCTTAAGATGCAGTACCGCAA TTACGGCGAAGACAAGGACGAGTCCGTGATCGAGGCGGACGTGGAGTACCTCCGGCTCACGCGCAAGGTCATCAACGATGAGATCACCAAGTTCGAGGACCTGCGCTGGCTGGTCGGCTGGTTCCGGAACCGCTCGCTGCTGGTGCAAGAGCACGCCTGCAACACTCGCTACCTCGCCGTCG GCATCCCCCCCACAATTTGGACGCACCCTGAGGAGTATATGAAACGCATGTGCCTCTTCGACAACGTGTACCTCGACCACATCCCTTACGTAGTTGGCGAGGACAGCTCTTTAATGGCTGCCGTCGCTCCCCCCGTGTTACACTGTGACGCTTCTACTTGTACCAGCGTACCGTTCATTGACAG CGTGATGTTCGATGAGAAGCTAGAGCGCACGAACGTCCGCACGACGACGCGCTGCCAGGCGAGCTGCCGCGCGCACTGCCGCAACGACGCAGACTGCCTCAAGCGCTGCTCCGACCGCTGCCTGCGCGCGGAGTGA